TTCCTGTTACGAATACAATTGAAGTTGCAGTAAGCACAGAACCAGAAAATATTATTTCTCCAAGTTCTTCTACAAGAATTATTGAATCAAATTCAGATGAACCAAAAATTTCAGCCTTTTCACTATCTAGTATTCGAGCCAAAAAAGCTTTAGAAGAAAGCAGTAAGTCCTTTTTAAAAGAGTCAGTGCATTTACCTACAGAAACTTTCACTGAAACAGAAATGTTAATTCAATGGACAAAATACGCCAAACGACTGGGTGACAAAGGATTTAAAATAATGGAATCAATATTACTTATCAATGACCCCGTTTTGAATGGATCCACTACAATACATTTTGAATTACCAAATGAAGGTTCGAAATTAGATTTTGAAAGTGAGAAAAATGGACTCTTAGGGTATTTAAGAAGTCATTTACACAATCATGACCTATCTATAGAAGTGATAGTTAATGAAAGTATTACTAGTAATAAAAGCTTTAACGATCAAGATCGTTACAATAGGTTACATGAAATAAATCCTAATATAGAACTACTAAGAACTACTTTTGGTTTGGATTTAAATGCCTAATTTATTTTATTAAACTCTTTTCAATACGAGTATCAGGTACTAACCAAATAAATGCCACAATTAAATAAATCACTCCCGAAATCCATTGGTTAAAAAAGGAAATAATAATTCCCAAAATATATAAAACGATTGACAACTTTCCTTTTAGGTCATTTTTAGTAGCTTTCCCTACTAAAGAATCTACTCCTTCCGTCTTTACAATACACGTTTGCAATAGATTAAAAGCTATTGCTGAAAACATTAGAATAATCCCGTATAAGGTCATTGTTGACTTAGAAAAATAATTTTCTCCCATCCAAGCTGTTGAAAATGGAATTAAGGACAACCAAAAAAGTAAATGTAAATTTGCCCATAACATTTTACCGTTAACTTTTGTAAGCCCTTGAAGTAAATGATGGTGATTGTTCCAATAAATACCTATATATAAAAAACTTAAAACATAACTTAAAAATTTTGGATAAACAGAGATTAAATCCTGAAATTCTTTTCCTTCAGGTGCTTTGATTTCTAAAATCATAATAGTAATGATAATTGCTAAAACACCGTCACTAAAAGCTTCTAATCTATTTTTATTCATATTTTAGTTATATTTTTTCATAATACATTGCTTTTACAATTCCATCTGAAAGTCCAATTTTAGGCACATAAATCTGTCTTGCCCCACTCCACTTCATTGCATTAAGATAAATTCTAACTGCAGGAATAATTACATCAGCACGATCAGGGTTTAAACCTAATTCAGAAATTCTTTGCTCATAAGTTAATGAATTCAAAAAAGCATATTGAGAATTTATATAAATGTATGATAAAGGTTTCTCTTGCGTTTTACCCGACATTTTAAATAATTTATTGATATTCCCACCAGATCCAATAAGAGTTACTTCCTCATAATCAGCCGTATTTGTTCTAATCCATTTTTCAATTTCTTCCCAAACAACATCACAAACCATATTATTTAATAACCGAACAGTACCAGCCTTAAATGATCTGGAATTTACCATCTTACCATTAGAAAATAACGTGAATTCAGTACTTCCACCACCAACATCAACAAAAAGATACGTTTGATCCGTTTTTAATAAGTGATGTAAATCTGTCGATGCTATAATTGCGGCTTCTTTTTTACCATCAATAATTTCAATATTAATATCTGCTTTTTCTTTAATAACTTCTACCACTTCTTTTCCATTATAAGCTTCTCTCATTGCTGATGTGGCAAACGCTTTATAAGACTGCACCTTATGCACTTTCATTAAAAGATTAAATGCCTTCATTGCATCACACATCCTTTCGATATTCTCTTCGGAAATTTCACCAACTGTAAAAGCATCTTGTCCTAAACGAATTGGCACACGAACTAATGAGCTCTTATTAAATTGAGCTTCTTTACCCTCTTGTTCAACAATATTAACAATCAATAATCGCATGGCATTTGATCCAATATCGATTGCAGCATATTTTTTTATCTTAATCATTCTCTCTTATGAATTTTTATTTTTCAAAACGGTACTAAAAAAGTAATTTATTAAAATGTCTCTTCTAATAAATCTACTTTTCTTTGGTAGTATTTATACGTTTCAATTTGTGCTCTAAATATTGGGGCACCATTTCTTTCTCTATATTTATTATCTAATTTATCAGAATGGTAGCGCGCTTTTACATTTCCTTTCCAACCTAAATCAAAATTATCAATCAATTCATTTTTAATTTCTTGATCATAAATTGGGCAAGTTACTTCGACCCTACCGTCTAAATTTCGTGTCATAAAATCAGCTGAAGATATATAAACCTCCGTTTGCCCTCCATTACCAAAAATATAAATTCTAGAATGTTCTAAATAATTATCAACAATACTAATCGCTTCAATATTAGCACTCATTCCTTTAACACCAGGTATTAAAGAACAAATTCCTCTGACTTCTAGTTGAATTTTCACTCCTGCATTACTTGCTTCATATAGTTTATCAATCATTCCAAAATCAGACAAACTATTCATTTTTAGCTTTATATATGTTTTTCTCCCAGCGAGAGCATGGGAAATTTCTCTATCTATTAATTTATAAAATCGAGTACGTGTGTAATGCGGTGAAACAATAAGATGCTTATAACGATGAATTCTATAATTGATGTCAAAAAATTCAAATACTTTCGAAATATCTTTCAAAATTTGTTGATGACTCGTGAATAAAGTTACATCAGTATAAACTTTAGCAGTTGACTCGTTAAAATTTCCAGTTGAAATAAACCCATATCGTTTTGTTTTTCCTTTTTCGTTTCTTTCGATCACGCAGATTTTGCTGTGTACTTTCAGTCCTTTAATTCCAAAAATAAGATTGATTCCTTCCTGTTGCATTTGCTCTGCGTAGGAAATATTAGAAGCCTCGTCAAAGCGAGCTTGCAACTCAATTTGTACTGTTACTTTCTTTCCATTTTTTGCAGCATTAATAAGAGAGCTAATAATTTGAGAATTTTTAGCCAGTCGGTAAAGTGTAATTTTAATAGAGGTAACTTTAGGATCTAGCGCCGCTTCTCTCAAAAATTTTGTGAGATATGAAAAAGATTGATAAGGTGCATTTAGCAAATAATCTTTTTTACTTATTTTTTCTAATATACTTCCTTCTATGCTTAATCCCGGAATAGGTAAAGGAACATTTGTTTTGTATAATAAATCAAATCTTCCAAGGTTTGGAAAATTCATATAATCCCTTCTATTATGGTATCTTCCTCCTGGTATAATACTATCAGTGGAAACAATTTTCATTTTATCTAAAAAAAACTGTAAGGTATCTTTTTCTATTAATTGATCATAAATAAAACGAACTGGTTCACCAATTCTTCTGTCTTTTACACTAGTTGAAATTTTCTCTAACATACTTTTACTCAAGTCACTATCAATATCCAATTGTGCATCTCGACTGATTTTTATCATATGAGCTGATACACTCTCATAATCAAAAATGTTAAAAATACTTTTTAAATTATGTCGAATGACATCATCAATTAAAATAACATATTGTTTTTCATCGTTTGAAGGTAAAACAACGAAGCGATTCATTGTTTTTGGAATTTCGATAATTGCATAACGAACTTCCGCATCTGTATTCATTACTAATTTTATAGCCAAATAACCTAAATTATCTTTCAACAATGGAAATTCAGCTAAATCATTTAAAATAATAGTTACTAACTCAGGACTC
The Flavobacterium sp. WC2421 genome window above contains:
- a CDS encoding DNA polymerase III, with protein sequence MESILLINDPVLNGSTTIHFELPNEGSKLDFESEKNGLLGYLRSHLHNHDLSIEVIVNESITSNKSFNDQDRYNRLHEINPNIELLRTTFGLDLNA
- a CDS encoding TMEM175 family protein; the encoded protein is MNKNRLEAFSDGVLAIIITIMILEIKAPEGKEFQDLISVYPKFLSYVLSFLYIGIYWNNHHHLLQGLTKVNGKMLWANLHLLFWLSLIPFSTAWMGENYFSKSTMTLYGIILMFSAIAFNLLQTCIVKTEGVDSLVGKATKNDLKGKLSIVLYILGIIISFFNQWISGVIYLIVAFIWLVPDTRIEKSLIK
- a CDS encoding Ppx/GppA phosphatase family protein, translated to MIKIKKYAAIDIGSNAMRLLIVNIVEQEGKEAQFNKSSLVRVPIRLGQDAFTVGEISEENIERMCDAMKAFNLLMKVHKVQSYKAFATSAMREAYNGKEVVEVIKEKADINIEIIDGKKEAAIIASTDLHHLLKTDQTYLFVDVGGGSTEFTLFSNGKMVNSRSFKAGTVRLLNNMVCDVVWEEIEKWIRTNTADYEEVTLIGSGGNINKLFKMSGKTQEKPLSYIYINSQYAFLNSLTYEQRISELGLNPDRADVIIPAVRIYLNAMKWSGARQIYVPKIGLSDGIVKAMYYEKI
- the ppk1 gene encoding polyphosphate kinase 1, whose amino-acid sequence is MLDQKYIDREKSWLAFNARVLQEAADDSVPLLDRLRFLGIFSNNLDEFFRVRFAAIRRLSLSGKSGEKILGGISAQQLVKDITEIVIEHQTESLLILKGIENELENENIFIINENEISVEQEIFLKDFFIQKLSPELVTIILNDLAEFPLLKDNLGYLAIKLVMNTDAEVRYAIIEIPKTMNRFVVLPSNDEKQYVILIDDVIRHNLKSIFNIFDYESVSAHMIKISRDAQLDIDSDLSKSMLEKISTSVKDRRIGEPVRFIYDQLIEKDTLQFFLDKMKIVSTDSIIPGGRYHNRRDYMNFPNLGRFDLLYKTNVPLPIPGLSIEGSILEKISKKDYLLNAPYQSFSYLTKFLREAALDPKVTSIKITLYRLAKNSQIISSLINAAKNGKKVTVQIELQARFDEASNISYAEQMQQEGINLIFGIKGLKVHSKICVIERNEKGKTKRYGFISTGNFNESTAKVYTDVTLFTSHQQILKDISKVFEFFDINYRIHRYKHLIVSPHYTRTRFYKLIDREISHALAGRKTYIKLKMNSLSDFGMIDKLYEASNAGVKIQLEVRGICSLIPGVKGMSANIEAISIVDNYLEHSRIYIFGNGGQTEVYISSADFMTRNLDGRVEVTCPIYDQEIKNELIDNFDLGWKGNVKARYHSDKLDNKYRERNGAPIFRAQIETYKYYQRKVDLLEETF